The region GAGATTTCGCGTGGGCTCGTCGCGACGCCGATGGAAACGCTCGATCAGTTCATTACGGGCGAGGTGACGAACCATCTGTTCGAGGATCGTCGCATTCCCTTCTCGGGCTTCGATCTCATCGCGCTGAATGTGCAGCGTGCCCGTGATCACGGTATCCCCTCGTACAACAACTACCGTGCGCTGTGTAACCTTAAGCGAGCGCAAACGTGGGAAGACCTGGGCCGGGAGATTCCACCGGAGGTGATCGCTCGGTTACGGCGCCTGTACGCGCACGTCGACGATATCGATCTGTTCCCGGGCGGTATGTCGGAAAGGCCGCTCCAGGGTGGTCTCGTTGGACCGACCTTTGCCTGCATCATCGCCATCCAGTTCCGCCAGCTACGCAAATGTGATCGCTTCTGGTAGGTATCCGGCCAACGCGCCCTTGGCGCTCCTTTGTCCCTCCCTCTCAGCTAACTACCATTTGCTGGCCTACTTTGCGTGCGTTCCCCGCAGGTACGAAAATGAGGATCCGGTTGTCAAGTTCACCGAGGCACAGCTGGCTGAGATCCGCAAGACTACGCTGGCGAAGATAATCTGTGAAAATCTCGACGTCACCGGAGACATGCAGCGTGCTGCGTTCGATCTACCAAGCAACTTCCTGTAAGTGTGCACCAGAGTACGAACCAAAGTGGAAAGGGGTCCCTAATGTTCGGTTCCTTTCTTTCAGCAATCCACGCGTACCGTGCAGCTCGATGGCACAAATTGATCTCAGCGCTTGGAGGGAGAATGTGGTGCAAGGTTGCCAGATTGGGGGCAAGAACGTGAACGTCGGTGATTCGGCTTTCCCGTCGCCGTGCACCAGTTGCATCTGTACGAACGAGGGGGTAAGTTTGCACCAACGCCCGTGGTCAATCACTTTAAGGTGCTCTAACTGTtcgtttctttatttttccttccacAGCCACAATGCGCCTCGTTGCGTATTACCGACTGTTCGCAGTTGGCCCGCGAGTGGCCACGTGATGTGATTCTGCGGGATGATGTGTGCAGTGCCCAGTGTGGACTGGTGCTGCAGAATGGTAACCCACAGGCACGAAATGTACCGATCAGCCTGCGACCACCTCCTCAGCggatcgcacgatcgcgcatcgtccagcagcagcagcaggcatcaCCGTTTAGCTTCCAGGGCTTCCAGTTCCCCGATCTGTCGCAGTTCATCGGTTAAAGCGCGAACGGACCGGGTGATAGAACTCCCCCACTGTAATTGTACATATTGAGCGGCCATAAATGAGACGGTGTTTCTCCTATTACGCCTCCAACTCCCGCCCCACCCCCGTGCGTCGTCATcgattattttatttcctcgTCCGAGGCGGCCCCTCTCGACCCGAAACTGCCCTCCTCTTCTCGCGAGTGATTGAGAACGCGAGGGTTCGCAGATGTGTGGACGCACACAGGCTGTTGGCCCGAGGGCAAGTTTATTATCTTATTATCTATTATCCCTAACGATCACTTCCACTGTATTCGCATTCCTTATAAGTTATGATACCTGTGTGCCGTTTCGTTAATCGCTTCGATTACGCTAATCGGACGGAAAGGAAAGTGGAGGTgaaccacggtggccaccagagCGGCAAAGGGTTGGGAGTTTTCTTcgtagcaagagagagaatcTCCTCCATTACGGTTAGTCCGCCACAAGCGGGGTGGGCCAGATCGTAATTGATTTTAgtgtttaataaatttaataaattttctGAACAAATAACGAGTACTTGGTTGCGTTCCGTCTATCCCGAATCTACCGGAAATCCGAGCGGAGATAGAATGTTGCGagaaagaaaccgaaacaccTCGCGCCCGTCCTCTTCACCGAAGTAACCTGCCAGCCAATCGATGATCGGCCCACTGGCTACCTTGCTGCTCAGCGGTTGCAGGGACATCGTGTAGGTAAAGAGGCATTTGGCCACTCCAAGCTCGGCACCAAAGGATTTGGCGAATGTTCCCAGCATCCGCAGGATTTGAATGATGAACTTGATGATGGATACGATCGCCCAGGTGCTGTGGAAGAGCAACCAGTGATGAGTCTTACCGACTTCGAACCAGTTCGACTCCGTTACTTACATGTTCCGGGCGAGTGGTGCATCGTCAGGTCGTAACAATGAAAGCGCAGTGTCGCTCACGTGTCCTCCCGTTGTATCGTAGTGCATTGGGTATCGCTCCAGCGTGTTCCATTTCGTTAAAGGGCTCGTGGGCACGATCGAGGAAATATCTTTCAGCAACTGAGCCGAGGCGATACCAAAACACAGCAACCAAGTAATCCACCGTAGCACCGTTATCATTATGCCATTTAACTAGCAACGAAATCTTGTTATCTACAGAGTTACATTATTTGAAGAGGTTGCTATTGACGCGAGATCAAGCACACTGAGGATCGCTGTGGGTCGTGCTCCCTATCCTCATTAGGCCCTAACGAGAAACGAATGACCGAcaccagagagaaagagaaaagaagacaaaatGTCCTTTACTCCCACGACATTCCATTGTGTTCCGTCTGTCCACCGACCACGTGCCTGTGTATTTGTGATATCCTCATCAATTACTCTTCCACCTTCTGTTCGTTTCTTCGACACTTTTATGCGCTGTATTTGTGGTTTTCTTTGAAATGTTTCAACATTGTTGCTAAACGTAAATGGAACTAAAGGCTAGGAATACGTGGAGTTCATTTTTTAGCGAAAAAGCTCATTATGGATCCTTGCTTCgttctcggtgtcggtggtgtgctcttcttcttgtccATGGGCTCAGCTGGAACTTGTTTCACGCTGGGAGCGCTGAGCTTGGTGTCCACGGGCAGCGACTGTTCGCCGTTCGTCGCCCCCTGAGATTCATCTTCCGACACCATTTCGTACTCCTTGACGGTTTCTGAAACAACACAAAGTGCACCAAATGTGAGCTACTACGATTCAGAGCTGGTCGAATTGCCATTTAATCTTACCCATGAATCCATCCGCGCTCATAAACGTTCTCGTGACCAGCTTTTTCACCTTTCcacggtggttccggttgacACTGTTGGAATCGTTTTCGACGGGCTTCTCGGGTGAAATGTTGCTGGCCTCCATGGGCTCAGGCTCGGCCTCAGGTTCCGGGTCCTGCTCAAACTTGACCAAACGTTCCTCCTCACGGCGTTCTTCCGTTGCTTCTGTATCATCCTCACTAGAAGAATCACAAATTGCGTAGATTCGTGATTTCTTGGACGGATTCGCCGCTGTTTTGCGCTGCAGCGATGGTTTGCCGGTGCGCCTCTTCTTTGCTTcgcgcttctcctcctgcggTGTGTTTGGaatctcttcctcttctccctcATCCTCACGTTCCTTTTTGATGGCCACCTCGTCCttctcatcttcatcgatcGTCCTTTTGCGGGATTTCTCTGGTTTCTTCCGTTCTTCCGATGCCTTCTTAGTTGACTGTGCGTTGCTTGGTGATTCCGGTTCGGCCTTTACGACCGGTTTCGGAACAGCCGTTTGACCCGgttttgaagagaaaaatgaGGAAATAGAACCCTTCCCATTGGTCTGCTTCTTTGTATCCTTTTTCGGAGATGCCTTCTTTGGGGATGCTTTAGTAGTGGGGGTTTGGGGTTCCTGTTTTACCGTAGGCACTACTGGCGCCGGTGGAGGTGACGAAggcttttcttccttcgctaCTGCAGGGGTTTTCGCCTGCTTGCTAGCCATCGCACCGAACAGCCCATTCATTTTGGAAGGTTTCTGTTCCTGCTTCACCGCAGCAACTGCTGGTTGCGCCACTGGCAACGACCGTTTCGCTAACTCCCGTTTCTCTGTTTCCAGGCGCAGTTTGATGACTGCGAAATCACGATCCGATGAAACGTTCAATGGTCTCACGTCGGAGGTCGCTTCCACCGAGTACAGCATCTTCGAGCATCCCTCATACTTGCTGATAATCTTTGCAGCTCTCTTCTCGATGGCTAGCTAAAAGTacagagcagaagcagaggatTAGAAGCGAGTTACGGAAAATGCACCTCACGGTACTCACGGTCATAAACACATTCCCATTTTTGTCCTTTCCGCGAACCAGAAACTCTTGCGTTAACTTAACACTCTCCTTTTGGTCATCGATCCATTTTTGCAGAACCTCCACTGCCTGCTGCGAGTCGATATTCCACAGGTTACTGATCTTCCGCACGGATACCTGAGGGAAGCAAACACAAGTCAATTACCGTCTGCACTGCCTGTGACCCCACGGGAAGACCTTACTTTCTCATTCGCATCTAAAACGAGATGACCAATCTCGCGATGGTAGGTTTTTAGTGCCGCAGAATCCATTCCAGACGAATAAGATACACCAGAATCCAGAATTTCTTCACTTACGGCAAGCTACAACAAAAGGCGCGCAATTTTTTCGGAATGTTTTGACGGCGACACAGGGTGACCCAAATGGGGGTTGATCCCGGTATAGTCTCTTCCAGCCTCAGAgtaccacaacaacagcacgtGGAGTACGCCGCAAAGGGAGCGGATAATGTCGGCTGCAAAAATATCTGAAATTGTGGCGCTTGATGCGGGCGAAGGCAATCCGGTGATCGGTAAGTAAATGCCAGAGATGTCCGACTCCTACGTAATCCTGTTGTTTGGTCTGTTCTTGTAGTGCGAGGTCATGTTCCACAGCCCACCAACGAGTGCCACGcagtgcgagcgagagatCTGGCGAAGGAAGGGGCCGAGATGATTTTGGTAGGATGTAAATCAAATCTGTACCGTGGCTATGTGCAGGCGGAATCCCGTTCGGtcgtgaagcagcagcaacacacgtACATTGCGCTGCACAATCGGGTGACGGGCAAAATGCGGATGGTCGAGGTCGAGAGCTGCCCGCAGCTGACCAACGTTTGTCACGATGAGCGGCCAACGACGGAGGAAACGTTCGACATGAATAACGTGCGCAAATTGTTGCAGAAATACAACAGTAAAGCGAGTCAGCGGGTGCACCGACGCATACAGCGAGAGAAGGTCGACTTTAGCGTGATGGAGGATCGACTGCAGCAGACGATGGGCGAGTGTGCTCTGACGGCGGTGACCGCTACAAGCGAGGCCCCCCAACAGCCTACCGAAACGCTCGTACAGGATGAGATTCGCGCGAAGATGAATCCACAGTCTCGATCCTTGCAGGACCTCTACAAGGCGGAAGATCTGATCGGATCGCGTTTGCTGCAAAGTTTGGACGAGGTGGCCAAGAAGGTGCTGCAGATACCGCCCGATGAGCTATCGATGGCCAGTGTGTATCTGGAGAATCGCGTCAAAACGGTCATGCAATCGAAGGAACCCACTTCCGAGGATAACCTTCGCAGGGTCAAGATTTGCCTGTACATGGATGTGCTGGTGCGGCTGCTTACGCctcaaaagaagaaaaaagagaagagcCGGTCCAGCAATATGTCCCCCTTCACGCCACTGTTCGATGCGCCTATTCGTCGAGACTTTATGCAGTTTTGCAGTGGTGAAAGCCTGGGCAAGGATAGGGCAACGAGGTATACGCGCGACAAAGCGCTACTGACCTACCTGGCGCTGGCGTTCGTGCTCGAGGAAATGCATGAGGTGCAGGTATCGGTGATCCATCGATCATTGCAAGTTTCGAAAGAGGAAGTGATCACGTTCGGACGGGCGATCGGAGCAACGTACAACAATCGGCTTGATACGTTCCTCAAGGACTGGAAAATGAAGACGACCGAGCAGTCGAATGATCCACTACTGGCCACTATGCAAGCAGTGGCCGACGGACAGCGTCCCAAGGGAAAACGACCGTACGGCAAAAGATAACGTGACCCTGTCCTTCTTTGTCGGATGTAGCGCGGCATTCTACGTGAATAAATTCATATTCAATTCAACTGTCCATCTTCCAATGGCTTCTAAGATACCACAAAATCGTAGACAACCGATTGTTCCGTAAATGGTTTCGGATTGCGAAAGATCGTCGTGGGCTCTATATTTTTCACGCTTTTATTAAGCACTTTTTCGCCCTTGCCTTACAGAGGAAGTCGTTTAGAAGGTCCAAAACCCTATAGCAAGTaaaccacgccacgccagccgTTGGTCATACGAAAGCTGCGCAATCCATATTCAGCCAGTTGGTGTTGTCTTTAAAAAGTGTTGTAGCTTTAATGTTAAATCCGTTTAAATTCGCCGTTGTTCTAAATGCTAACGCCGAACTAACGGCCGTGGATGTGTGTGGGAGGTGGTGGATTAGCTGCTTCGTGCTCCAGAGtcttaaatcaattttccgcTCAATTCGCTCTCAACTCACCGATAATGAAGAAATATTTGGTTTGGGCAATGGTCATCCTTTGGTTTAATAGGTGATTTCGCAAGACAACAGTGGAAAGTAAGTAGAGTAAACTGTGCAGAACTGTGGTGGATACTGTAGCTGGATGTATACTGTTATGGCGCGAATCTATAGATAGGCTTTCAACTAACTAAAGTAAGCAAGCTGTCTGCTCGCCATGAAGACGTTCAGGACACGCTGAGGCAAAGGAATGTGGTTGTTGTTCCTCTACTTCGACTTGTGAAGGAtacacataaaataaaaaagcgtTAAATTGGATTTTATAAATAAACACTAAAGCAAAGGTGGAAAATAGCAACTAATAACATAACACAACCAACAAGCAACATGCGCGCTACACCAGAGGTCTATCGCGTAAaagtgcgccaccaccagcagcgctaGGAATGCTGAAACCAAGGGACGTCCAGGAGGGGAACGAGGGCCGGGGATATCATTATTTCAACCAAATATCGTCCAGCGTATCGTCGTGCAGCTCGGCGATCGGTAGGGCACGCAGGGAGCGTAGCGTTTCCATGTAGAACGTCAGCTCCGACACGACGACACCATGCTGGGGTCCACcgttgttggtgatgttgtTCCGCAGTAGCTGCTCCCGCAGTTTGTCCTTGAAGTTACGCTGCACCGTCCGGTAGATCGCGTGCACTTGCCGTTCTGGTAGGATCGGTGCGATCGCTTCGTGTAGCTTCACAAACTGGCGGCTAATGTTGCGGAACGGTTGcgacggtaccggtggccgtgcGTCCCAGTTGTTGAGCTGTCCGGACACAAGCTCGCACACGATCGACAACACCTTGCTTTCGATCTCACCGATGTGACTGATGAAATCTTTCTCTACCGTATCGtagccaccaccggcactggccgcTGCGTTGCCAGTGGAAACAACACCATTGCTAGTGCCATGACTGGCCCCATTCACGGAGGATGATGGATGCGGAGGGGCAACAGGAGGTAGTGTGGAGGAAGGGTTCGCCTCTAGCGATTGAAAGTGACGCTTGACGTGCGGCAATAGCCACAGGACTAGTTGAAGGGCACGCGAAACGAGTGccaagttgctgctggtgatcgtcTTGAGGCCAGCGACGTGCAGTGCACCTGCCCCGAGCACCAGCTGGCAGCACCGGGAGTTGAAGGTACGAAGCAGATCGACGACACTGCGTGCCAGCTGCGACGCAATGACCGGCAGTTGCGATGCACAGCGACAATACTCGCCAACAATCTGCACGAGCAGTAGAGCCGCACCGACCAGGGCGAATGGTTCCCCATCAACGAGCAGTACGGATTGCGGTGGTTGCGATGCTGGTGTTGATCGAGTTCCGGCGACAACATTCCCATTTGTTTCAGGTtgcgattgttgctgttgctgctgctgctgatgatccgCTCCGGTAGTCTTACACCAGTGAAAGTCTCCCCGGGCAATGCAATCGACCATAGTCTGGAACTCGGCCGGTACTTCTGCCTGCTTCCAGCGTTCACTGTCCAGCAACAGGGCCAACTTTGATTTCCTTTCGGCGTGGAACTTTTGCGCGAACCGGTTCGCCTGAGCTCGCAGGGCAAGCTTCAATGGTACACTTGCCACACCGCACACTGTCTCGCAGCCCGCCGCAAAGCGTTCCACGATCGTGGACAGTTGCACTATCTGCTCGGCACTCGCGGCACCACTCTTCTCGAGGCTCTTGTTTGAGACGAGATTCGCACACCGCTCGTGGCAATAGTTACAAACGCTAGCGAGCAGATTAGCCAGCTTGCTTTGCACCGTGCCGTAATCGGTGGGCGAAAGAAACGCCTCGGTATCGATGAAACTCACGTCGTCCGTGATTTTGCCCGCACTGGCATCAGCCGTCTGCTGCATAACATCGTGCACGGCACGGATACGTTGCAGTAACTTGAGCAGCGCACCCGTCGCACTCTCGAGCAACGTGATCCACTCGGCGAGGGACAGTGATTGAGCTTCTTCGCCGGCACCGGTCAGGCAGACTTCCGCATCGCCCGAAGCAATCACTTCGATGACGAGTTGCTTCACAATCGCTCGCACAGTCGTGATCGCTTCATCGCGGTAGGTGTCGATGAAATCGAGGCTTCGTTTCCGTAGCAACCCAGAGATGATGCATATCAGCTTGTCCTCCTCGAGCACCTTTTCCGAGCGATCACTGGTGGAATCGCCAGACAGGGGCCGGTTAAGGTCCGCGGTCGAGTATCGCTCAAAGTCCGTCTTGAGCATCTTGTCGATCAGCAGCTCCATCTCGGACAGCTGTGACGGCAGATGGCGGAAGCAGTGCACACCCGTAAGCTCTTGACCGAGGATTTCCTGCGTTGTGCTGATCAGATCGAGTGCCGCCACGTAGTCCTGTGTGCTGAGCAGTAGCTGAATCATTGGTTGCGTCTGGTGTACGGTTGCCATCAGTTTCAGCTTCTCCAGCACTCGGTTGTTGTTCGAGCGTACTCGCTCGGCTCTTATCACTTTCAACGATTCGTGTACCATCGCTTCATCGATCTGGGCGATCTTGGTGCGCAGACGGCGCACTGTCGTAAGTCCGGCCGCCATCTGCTCCATGATCGCATCCTGGGAAGTCATCGCGTGGAAGAAGGCAGACGATTTGTCGGCCACTTGCTTCGCAATCAACACCTCTACGATGTCCAGATAGTGGCTAAGGCGTTCCTGTAACTGGCGGCTAGATTGACGCGCCTGCTCACCTCCCCCCGCGGTCGTTGAATCACCGAAGCCAATGCCAGAAAACACGGCAGCGAAGGTAGTCGGACGGTGTagttccagctgctgcttcaggaACACCTCGGGAATGTCGGCCAAACTGGCGGTCACTCCGTTCGGCAGACGATCGTCACTGGCAAGAGCACGCTGGCTGGTCGCATCGGCCGTCGGAACGTTCGCGATGCGTGTGTGCACCCGATACCGAAGGCCTATGCGCTTCCGGTAGGCATCGAACTGTTCCCACCGTACATCCGGTAACCGGGCCGTGCCCGGGATCGTGGCACTCTCGCTGAACGTGTCACCCcattttttggtgaaaaagtAGGTCTGCTTGCCCCGACTAGGATCGTTCAGGACGGCCGGCAAGTTCTGGGCCGCACAAAAGACAGACCACTTGATGTGCGGATCCTTCTGCTGCGCGTTCACGTGGCAGCGAGTGACGTGCGTCTCGTAATCACGATCGCACACTCCGTCCAGCGGGAGCGAGGAACACACTCCGTTGTAACCATAGCGACACACGAACGATCCGCCTTCCACCGTGCAGTGACTCTGGCGCAGGTGACTACGTTGGAAGGGAAAGGCAGAACGGGGCAGATAAGCAACGGGTGATgacaccaccgtaccctccccGAGCATCAATTCCATCGTCTGTTGACCTCGAGGGGGTGCGTTGTGTAAATTGGGGCTAATTAAAGCACGGCCCCCACGCCACTTACCCCACGAAGTCGGCCGCACTTTTGAACACGAACGAGTGGTGCTGGTTATCTGTCCGGTTTGCCGAGGGCGAAAGGCAATATTGGCAGCTTTGCCAAGGTGGAGGAGGTTCCTTCAGATCGAAGCTTCCCGAGCTGGACTTTGCCATTGGCACATACTGTCGAACGGGCGgcagtcag is a window of Anopheles aquasalis chromosome 2, idAnoAquaMG_Q_19, whole genome shotgun sequence DNA encoding:
- the LOC126581542 gene encoding DNA polymerase delta subunit 3 is translated as MDSAALKTYHREIGHLVLDANEKVSVRKISNLWNIDSQQAVEVLQKWIDDQKESVKLTQEFLVRGKDKNGNVFMTLAIEKRAAKIISKYEGCSKMLYSVEATSDVRPLNVSSDRDFAVIKLRLETEKRELAKRSLPVAQPAVAAVKQEQKPSKMNGLFGAMASKQAKTPAVAKEEKPSSPPPAPVVPTVKQEPQTPTTKASPKKASPKKDTKKQTNGKGSISSFFSSKPGQTAVPKPVVKAEPESPSNAQSTKKASEERKKPEKSRKRTIDEDEKDEVAIKKEREDEGEEEEIPNTPQEEKREAKKRRTGKPSLQRKTAANPSKKSRIYAICDSSSEDDTEATEERREEERLVKFEQDPEPEAEPEPMEASNISPEKPVENDSNSVNRNHRGKVKKLVTRTFMSADGFMETVKEYEMVSEDESQGATNGEQSLPVDTKLSAPSVKQVPAEPMDKKKSTPPTPRTKQGSIMSFFAKK
- the LOC126569992 gene encoding vacuolar protein sorting-associated protein 54, which encodes MAKSSSGSFDLKEPPPPWQSCQYCLSPSANRTDNQHHSFVFKSAADFVGHLRQSHCTVEGGSFVCRYGYNGVCSSLPLDGVCDRDYETHVTRCHVNAQQKDPHIKWSVFCAAQNLPAVLNDPSRGKQTYFFTKKWGDTFSESATIPGTARLPDVRWEQFDAYRKRIGLRYRVHTRIANVPTADATSQRALASDDRLPNGVTASLADIPEVFLKQQLELHRPTTFAAVFSGIGFGDSTTAGGGEQARQSSRQLQERLSHYLDIVEVLIAKQVADKSSAFFHAMTSQDAIMEQMAAGLTTVRRLRTKIAQIDEAMVHESLKVIRAERVRSNNNRVLEKLKLMATVHQTQPMIQLLLSTQDYVAALDLISTTQEILGQELTGVHCFRHLPSQLSEMELLIDKMLKTDFERYSTADLNRPLSGDSTSDRSEKVLEEDKLICIISGLLRKRSLDFIDTYRDEAITTVRAIVKQLVIEVIASGDAEVCLTGAGEEAQSLSLAEWITLLESATGALLKLLQRIRAVHDVMQQTADASAGKITDDVSFIDTEAFLSPTDYGTVQSKLANLLASVCNYCHERCANLVSNKSLEKSGAASAEQIVQLSTIVERFAAGCETVCGVASVPLKLALRAQANRFAQKFHAERKSKLALLLDSERWKQAEVPAEFQTMVDCIARGDFHWCKTTGADHQQQQQQQQSQPETNGNVVAGTRSTPASQPPQSVLLVDGEPFALVGAALLLVQIVGEYCRCASQLPVIASQLARSVVDLLRTFNSRCCQLVLGAGALHVAGLKTITSSNLALVSRALQLVLWLLPHVKRHFQSLEANPSSTLPPVAPPHPSSSVNGASHGTSNGVVSTGNAAASAGGGYDTVEKDFISHIGEIESKVLSIVCELVSGQLNNWDARPPVPSQPFRNISRQFVKLHEAIAPILPERQVHAIYRTVQRNFKDKLREQLLRNNITNNGGPQHGVVVSELTFYMETLRSLRALPIAELHDDTLDDIWLK
- the LOC126581472 gene encoding uncharacterized protein LOC126581472, with translation MSAAKISEIVALDAGEGNPVIVRGHVPQPTNECHAVRARDLAKEGAEMILVGCKSNLYRGYVQAESRSVVKQQQHTYIALHNRVTGKMRMVEVESCPQLTNVCHDERPTTEETFDMNNVRKLLQKYNSKASQRVHRRIQREKVDFSVMEDRLQQTMGECALTAVTATSEAPQQPTETLVQDEIRAKMNPQSRSLQDLYKAEDLIGSRLLQSLDEVAKKVLQIPPDELSMASVYLENRVKTVMQSKEPTSEDNLRRVKICLYMDVLVRLLTPQKKKKEKSRSSNMSPFTPLFDAPIRRDFMQFCSGESLGKDRATRYTRDKALLTYLALAFVLEEMHEVQVSVIHRSLQVSKEEVITFGRAIGATYNNRLDTFLKDWKMKTTEQSNDPLLATMQAVADGQRPKGKRPYGKR